The following proteins are co-located in the Triplophysa dalaica isolate WHDGS20190420 chromosome 2, ASM1584641v1, whole genome shotgun sequence genome:
- the golga7ba gene encoding golgin A7 family, member Ba isoform X2, translating to MATEFHNLQELRHSASLANKVFIQRDYTDGTVCKFQTKFPSELDSRIERTLFEDTVKTLNNYYAEAEKIGGQSYLEGCLACLTVYLIFLCIETRYDKVLKKISRYIQEQNEKIYAPRGLLITDPIERGMRVIEISVYEDRGSSGSSSGSSTTSSSGR from the exons ATGGCCACGGAG TTTCATAATCTTCAAGAGCTGAGACACAGTGCGTCTTTAGCCAACAAAGTCTTCATTCAGAGAGATTACACAGACGGCACCGTCTGCAAATTCCAGACCAAGTTTCCTTCTGAGTTAGACAGCAGG ATTGAAAGGACACTGTTTGAGGACACAGTAAAGACGCTGAATAATTACTATGCTGAAGCGGAGAAGATCGGAGGTCAGTCGTACCTCGAGGGCTGTCTCGCCTGCCTCACGGTTTACCTCATCTTCCTGTGCATCGAGACACGCTATGATAAG GTGCTGAAGAAGATCTCACGGTACATTCAGGAGCAAAATGAGAAGATCTACGCACCTCGAGGTTTACTCATCACAGACCCGATAGAGAGAGGCATGAGGGTT ATTGAAATCAGTGTGTATGAGGATCGTGGATCAAGCGGTTCCAGTTCTGGCAGCAGTACAACTAGCAGCAGTGGACGATAA
- the golga7ba gene encoding golgin A7 family, member Ba isoform X1, with protein MTGDGMISAPRTATDRTKLPYCHASFHNLQELRHSASLANKVFIQRDYTDGTVCKFQTKFPSELDSRIERTLFEDTVKTLNNYYAEAEKIGGQSYLEGCLACLTVYLIFLCIETRYDKVLKKISRYIQEQNEKIYAPRGLLITDPIERGMRVIEISVYEDRGSSGSSSGSSTTSSSGR; from the exons ATGACGGGTGACGGAATGATTTCAGCACCGCGGACAGCGACCGACAGAACAAAACTCCCATACTGCCACGCGTCT TTTCATAATCTTCAAGAGCTGAGACACAGTGCGTCTTTAGCCAACAAAGTCTTCATTCAGAGAGATTACACAGACGGCACCGTCTGCAAATTCCAGACCAAGTTTCCTTCTGAGTTAGACAGCAGG ATTGAAAGGACACTGTTTGAGGACACAGTAAAGACGCTGAATAATTACTATGCTGAAGCGGAGAAGATCGGAGGTCAGTCGTACCTCGAGGGCTGTCTCGCCTGCCTCACGGTTTACCTCATCTTCCTGTGCATCGAGACACGCTATGATAAG GTGCTGAAGAAGATCTCACGGTACATTCAGGAGCAAAATGAGAAGATCTACGCACCTCGAGGTTTACTCATCACAGACCCGATAGAGAGAGGCATGAGGGTT ATTGAAATCAGTGTGTATGAGGATCGTGGATCAAGCGGTTCCAGTTCTGGCAGCAGTACAACTAGCAGCAGTGGACGATAA